In Saccopteryx leptura isolate mSacLep1 chromosome 13, mSacLep1_pri_phased_curated, whole genome shotgun sequence, the DNA window GGCCAGGAGAAGAAgcggaagagggagaaggggctgCTTTTAACCCATTCGTCCCTGGTCCCCGGCAGCATTACAAACTCCCTCTCCCAGAGTCAGACGGTGAGTTGGGGAGTCAGTCTTCCTCTGCCTCCATCTCCTGGTACCCCACGTGGTCAGCCCACTCTGCCCTGGCCCCGCTGGCAGCCTGGGCCGAGTGAGGGGGTGGTGTGTAGAAGAGGGGGCGCGGTAGGAAATACAGGCAAGTCTCACCTTTGTTAGCAGCCCACCCCAGCCCCCTACTCCCTGGCTTCCTCTGGCAtgtgatttctgtttttcatCCCAGGGATGGGGAGGACACACAGGGCCACACCCTGGCCTGTCTCTGGCTTGTGTGGGTGGAGCCTGGGAAGGGAGCTGGGGCAGAACATGGCTGGAGCCCACACCACCAGTACTTCCCGGCAGGCCGCCAGCGCTGCTGCAGCCCAGATCAAGACACAGCCGGCCAGTGGGCTCAGCCGAGCCTACCCTTCACCAGGGCTTCCTGTCCCTGGCAGGCTGGGCAGTCCCTGGGCCCAGGGATGTGGGAAGAACAGGGCTGCTGGGAGGCTGCTGGGTAGGGAAAGGGTAATGGATCAGGGAGGGGAGGCTCACCACGCCTCTCATGGACAGGAACAGAGCAATGGAGGACTCGCTTAGCTTGACTCACCCTGGCCCATTTTCCAGGCCTCATGGTCTAAAAGTCCTACCTGAGCACCTCCACCTCTGAATGGCCCCTTTAGGCCTTAGTGGCCTGATCTTTGCAGGCAGGAAAGTCATCCCACCCTGCCTCACCTCTGGGAGCCACCCTGAGGACTCAACAGagtgagagagatggagggacaaaGTGTGCTATGTCACATATAGGACAATCAGCAGGCATTGTGCATTCCCTCCAGCATTCCTAAGAAGCAAGCAAGGACCAAAATGATTTATGCTCTTTTCAAAGATGAGGATGCTGAGGCCCAGAAAAAAAGCCATGAAGTATGTTGAGAGTCAGGATCTCCTAACCCAATCCAGAGCCTGAGGTCTCCAAAATGAAAAGATTCTTATGAACTGCAGGGATGCTGAACCGGGCTCACCACTTTCTTCTGCCCCACCCCACATCACAGAGTCAAATCCAAGTCCCTTACCCACCAGGACTCCCCCTCCAGCTTCTATACCCCCGGGGCTAGAAACTTGAAGGACACACCTTCCAAGCAGTCCTAGGTCCTTCAGCACATTAGCACTGGTTGGAATCCCAAAGGGAAAGCCACTCAACATCCCACATTCCCCAATGCCACAGGACCATTCCTCACCCCTACCTTGCAAGAATCCTGCCATAACAAGAACCTGTTTCTGAGACAGACACACCTGAGCTTGAATCTCAGCCACTTAGGTGACCCTTCTAAGCCACTTACCTCAGGGGCCTCCACCTCCTGAGTACACAAGGGATATGACAGCTCATTGTGGACCATGAGGCTGGGCAACCAGAGCTGTGAAGCACCTGCCACATAGTAGGAGCTCAGTGGAATCTGGCTCCCGAAGCTCCCTATCTCCTTGCTTCCCACCAGCCTGGCCACACAAGAGCCCTTCTATCCCTGTGTTCAGAGGCAAACATTTATGTTATCTACTGTCCTGCAGGGACCACCACACTGGCCACTCAAGGTGATAAAATGACAAGACTGTGTCCTGCCTTCGGATGCCCACCTGCCTGCACACCTCCCTAGTGTCACAAGGTACCATCTATCCCCATCTCCTGTCTCCATCCTGCATTCGGCCCTCCAGCTGATCTATCACCATGGCAGCCCTGATCACAGAGAACTTCcgctttctctcactcttcttcaAGAGCAAGGATGTGATGATTTTCAATGGGCTGGTGGCACTGGGCACAGTAGGCAGCCAGGAGCTGTTCTCTGTGGTGGCTTTCCACTGCCCTTGCTCACCAGCCAGGAACTACCTGTACGGGCTGACAGCCATCGGTGTGCCTGCTCTAGCACTCTTCCTCATAGGCGTCATCCTCAACAACCACACCTGGAACCTCGTTACTGAGTGCCAGTACCGGAGAACCAAGAACTGCTCAGCTGCCCCCAACTTCCTTCTTCTGAGCTCCATCCTGGGCCGCGCGGCTGTAGCCCCCATCACCTGGTCTGTCATCTCCCTGCTGCGGGGTGACGCCTATGTCTGTGCTCTCAGCGAGTTTGTGGACCCCTCCTCGCTCATGGCCGGGAAAGAGGGCTTTCCACCAGCCCATGCCACAGAAATCCTGGCCAGGTTCCCTTGTGGAGAGGGCCCTGCCAACCTGTCGGACTTCCGGGAGGAGGTCAGTCGCAGGCTCAAGTATGAGTCCCAGGTAAGGCTGTGCAAAGGGaagctcctcttctttcttccttaggTGGTGGCTGGTAGGGGTGTTGGGATGGCTCCCTGTTCAAGTTGGAGTCAGTCCCCAGAGGCCAAGGTCTCCAGAAAAGCATTCGATTATCAGCATCAGGAATGGGATGAGGGTCAATTCCAGtcccaaataagtttttaaatgttaaagaaagTGTTCTTCTGTCTCAGTCTGAGCTTTGCTCCCAGATTCCAGCCAGATTGAGCATGAACCCCTGCAAGCCTAGGAAACACTTGTTACAGGCCAATTGACATGGGGTGTGTCTGGCTCCAGGGATGAGCATGTTTCCAGGAAGGGCCAGGCCAGCAATGAGTCAGCCCTCAGGCACTGCTATTGCAAGGGGAGTCCCTCGAGCCAGGAAGGGTTCTCAAGTCAGGATGTGGCAGCCCCAGCCTTGGCTTAGTTCCGAAAGAGTAGCGGTCAGTCAGGGAAGAGAAGGCAAGGGCAGAGACCTGGGTAGAAACAGGGAAACTGACTTGGAAGCATGAAATTAGAGAAGCAGGGGGTGCAAGAGACAGGATTGGAAACAGCACCAAAGGAGATGGAAGAtggaagacatagaaataaaatttaaaaagaatttttttcttcttttccaagtgagagaaggggagatagacagattcccacatacaccccaaccaggatccacccaacaacctatctggggccaatgctctgccaatctgaggccatgctcacaaccaacctgtttttagcacctaaggtatgaggctccacggagccattctcagcgcccagggccaatgtgctcaaatcaatagagCTATAGCtgtaggaggaaaaaagagagagagagagagagagaagggagaaggggagggatggaaaagcagatggttgcttcttctgtgtgccctgactgggaattgaacctgggatatccacacaccaggctgacactctaccactgagccaaccaaccaggtcctagaaataaaatgtgatgaccagccctggccggttaactcagcgatagagcctcagcccagcatgtgggagtaccaggttcgattcccggccggagcatacaggagaagcgcccatctgcttctccaccttttcccctttcctctgtctcttcccctcccacagccaaggcttcattggagcaaaattggtctgggtgctgaggatggctccatggcctccgcctcaggtgctagaatggctctggttacaggggagtaatgccccagatgggccaagcatcaacgccagtgggcatgccaggtggatcctgatcaggcacatgcaggagtctgtctgtctgccccctttctcacttaggaaaaatacacacaaaaaacaaaatcaggcCATGGGGAACTTAGGAAAGGCAACTTCTTGGAGGTGCCATCTGGGCCGAGCCTGGCAATTTAAGCTGGATTTTGATGAGTTGAGACAATGAGAAGGAGGGCGGCAGCTTGGGACCAAAGAAATGGCAGCAAAAAATGCGGAAGGCCAAGTCTAGAAACAAGGGAAGTGAGAGTTCACTAGAGTGAGAGAAAAGTGGTGAAATTAGAGCCAGAAGGGCCTGTTCCCCTTACAGAAGCAATGGAGCCAGTTCTCAGGGGCTGAGCCCAGGCTCAGTCCAGCTGACTCCCTATTTCATCCTGGGGTAGGGGGAATCTAGGCAGCTCCTCGCCCCTCCTTAACCCTGCCCCTTCTCTGGCCAGCTCTTTGGGTGGCTGCTCATCGGTGTGGTGGCCATCCTGGTGTTCCTGACCAAGTGCTTTAAGCACTACTGCTCACCACTCAGCTACCGCCAGGAGGCCTACTGGACCCAGTACCGCAACAACGAGGACCAGCTCTTCCAGCGCACCGCAGAGGTGCACTCACGGGTGCTGGCCGCCAACAACGTGCGCCGCTTCTTTGGCTTTGTGGCGCTCAGCAAGGACGATGAAGAGCTGGTGGCCAAGTTCCCCGTGGAAGGCACACAGCCGCGGCCGCAGTGGAACGCCATCACCGGTGTCTATTTGTACCGCGAGAACCAGGGCCTCCCGCTCTATAGCCGCCTGCACAAGTGGGCCCAGGGCCTGCCGGGCAATGGCACAGCCCCGGACAACATGGAGATGGCCCTGCTTGTCTCCTAAGGTTCCTGGTCCCGCACTCTCTGCAGATGATGGTCCTTGGTCCAACACTGAACCCCTAATGCCTGCTCACATCAgcatcagattttctttttaaccataGCTTGAGAAAACAGGCCAAGAGAAACAGTAATCTGGGTACAGAGGAGAGAACTGGTACAGTGTGGCCAGCTCTGACAGGAAGCCTCTCAGGCCTGAAGAAATCCCGTCCTGTTGCCACCAGCCACTTGGTCCACAGCTTTGAAGGAAAGACACTTTCTCAGAACTGGTCCTTAACGAACTATGACATGGATGACCCTTTACTGGTGGGACTCCAAGGCTGAGAAGTCCTGGCCAGCAGAGCCAAGGGACAATGAAACTCACCAGTAGGCTCATTGTAGGAGATCGTGCAGTTAATTTCTGTCTAACTACACACGGTTACCCACGTCGGTGGTGCTTAGCTGGGATGATGCCTTTGATGTATGCTACtgtcttaattttatatatttacatttttgataAAGCTTTTCTTAGTATAAGGAACTAGCCTGGTATCTGCATGATTGGATGGGCCATCCCACAGCAGATTGGTGGTCATGGGGACAGGCCTAaaccccacccctgtgggagggaaggggacagagagacccTGGGCAGTATTaaaacagacaagaagaaagggcagggagaaggagagccAGGCATTCCCACATATGGGAAAGCTCTGAGGCTGATGATTTGTTAGCAATTGAATTCAGTTATCTGTTCAATCTGAGGGAACAGAGGGAGCCTGGCCTCTCTCAGAGGGAAGCTCAGCTTAAATTTCTTGAAtcaggtctgaccaggcggtggcgcagtggatagagcgttggactgggatgtggaggacccaggttcgagaccccgaggtcgccagcttgagtgtgggctcatctggtttgagcaaaagctcaccagcttggacccaaggtcgctggctcgagcaaggggtcactcggtctgcagaaggcccgcggtcggggcacatataagagagcaatcaatgaactaaggtataacaacgtgcaatgaaaaactaatgatttatgcttctcatctctctgttcctgtgtgtctgtccctgtctatccctctgtctctggaaaaaaatttttttcttgaaccaGAAGATCCTACACTCAGTAGGGAAGACTAGCTCTCATAACCTAGGGCTAATAACCAAGAACTAGGCCAACCctggcttctcttccctcccgTGCCTGCCCTTGCCTGATGGCCTCCACCAACTCTaaaatctctgatgccctccctaGTCCCAGTCCTGCTTTCTGAACTATGACTCAGTCACTGCTCATGGAAAAGCTCTCTAACTCTCAGGACATTTAAAACtctgaccaaaaaaaattaattatctcAAGACCAAGCCAAAAAAGAACTGGCTTCAACCACTAGCTGGGTCTGTGCTGGCCTCCAAGAACTCTGGAACACACAGGATTATTACATATCAAGTGATGCAGAGACAGTCTTTCTGAGAATTTTACAAGGAAGGTGTGGGTATGGTGGGTCCATCACACCTCCCCTCCCTCAGGACCCAAGGAAAAACCATCAAGCCAATCAGTGCTCTTCactcagcctcccctccccagaggAGCTAGAAGGGGACACAGAGAAGCTGCGAGGTTCCCCTCAAATCACACAGTACCCCAGTCTAGGTCCTCGCTGACCCTCCACCTGTCAGGCAGCATCCAGTATACATGTTCTCATTGCAGCCACAAAACCCTTCCAGGTAGGGCTTTTTAACGCCACTTCACACATGAGGCACTGATTCGGAGGGGCTGGATCATCTGGCCCCAGAGGGCTAAGGGGTGATGTCACCAGATGGCTTTCCTCTCAGGTGCCCATGTTCCCCAACTGTCCTGTCTAGGGCCTGCCTCTGTCCTGTCTCAACGTGTGGCCTCCACAATGGGGTACAGGGCTGAGCTGAGGCTGACAGAGTGTCCAGAGACCCCCGAGATCTAAAGGTGGCGGCCTGCTCCCCAGACGCTGCTGACCCCCTCTGGCTGGGCCAGGAGCCTGCCAGGGCCGGCGTGGGATGCTGACCACGACTGCCAGGAGCCAGCCCTCCCACTCCTGCTCCCCCGGGGACCCCCGTGAAGGAGAAGCCCTCAGCTTTTCCTGAGCCTGCAACAACTGAACAGTCTCAGTGAAGGGAAAGGATAAAAACGGTACTTGAGACAAAATAACATAAAGGAATTGataaaaaacctcaaattccTTTTATCCTAACAGGATTACTCAGAGGGTGCTGCAGAAAAAGCAGCACTTAAATAGAGTCCTCCAGCAAGTTTTCACTGCCGGGCGCAAGGTCCGGTCAGGTGGGCCCACAGCCACCGTGGCAGTCGAGTCAGCCCACCCCTAGTCCTCCTGCACGGAGCTCCTGGCCTCCACGTAGTCCAGGGCCTTGGCCTTCACCGCCTGCACCTCCTTCTCAGTGCCGTGCTGCTTCTCAAAGTCCAGGTAGCGCTTGAAAAAGAATTTCATCCGCTTGGGGGCCAGACTCAGGTGAATGACCCGCTCGAAGATGTCCCTGTGAGGGAGACAGGGAGCATTTGCGTTTGGTCCCCAGCCCCTACTTGCTCTCAGGCTCTGCAGCAGGCCCTCTGCTCTCCAGCAAGCCACTCCTTTGTTTTTACTGCCATTAGAAACTCCCAGCAAGACCACTGGGGGAGATAACGCCACCCTTACTTCCCAGGTGAGCGGATGGACACCCAGAGATGTCCAAGGGCTTACTGGCCTGAAGTCACACAGGGCATCAGAACAAAGCTACTGGGATGGGACACACATGAGGCATGCACCTGTGAGCAAAGCTCTGCTTAAACTCACTGATGGGATCAGGCGAGGCACTactctttctgggcctcagtctacCCAGCTCTAACCCCACCTGCCTGGGGATGCTGGTGGACAACGGCAAGATTATGCCGAGAACACACTCTACGTCAGAGTCAGTTAGCGTCAATTATGAGGGAAACCCGAGTCTCCTCTCCACCAGGCCAGCGGCCAGCCTATCTCCCAGCCAAGGTCCCCGACCCTGACCCGAGTCTGGCCCAAGGCAGGAAATGGGACCGCCGCAGGACCCGAGGTGTCATGTCAAAGCTGTTTTCCCAGATGGAGTAAGACAACGGGGATACTGGGAGCTGCTGTGGTTGCTGGAAGCCATCGCTTGGCCCAGGTCCCCGCACCCCCACCGAGAATTCGGCCTGGTCCGTCTTCCCCTCTTACCGGACTTCCTTCTGGCTGCCATGCTTGATGGTCTTGTCGATGAGACTGACCAGACATCTGTGCGCTTTGGGTAGGTGCTCAGTGTATTCTCAAACATGGCTTTGGCCCGCTCTGCGTCCCCCAGCTGGAACTCGAGCTGGGCAAACTTGGAGATCACATCCACATCTGCAGGGAGAGGACAGCTCAGACACACACAGCAGAAGACTGCTCACCACAATGTGCTCCAGGTCTGAGTCTGACTCCTGACTCCCTGCTCGTGGTCCCAAGACACAGGTGATGATGAAAAGAGGGACGGTGGGGTAGATTTAGGGCCAAATATACAGATAGGCACTGATCTATGACTCCCACAGCAGACACCctactctctgggggcaggggcaACAGAATTAGTGCTAACTGCTTTTTGTTCCTCCCTCCTCAGAGATAAGGACCTGAAGTGAAATACGCACTATGTTCATGAGCAGGTAGCTATGTAACCTCCACAAGGCTCCTACCACCAGCCTCAGATGAGGAGACCCAGACCCCATGCCCAGACATGAGTCTGATGTTCAGGAACTGGGCCGACGGTGGGACTAAGCACTCACGCTCCCGTTTAGGCAGGCACTCCAGGGCTCGCTGCATCACACGGTGACTGgccccagcctggcccctccTCAGAAGAAAGGTGCCATATTTGATCCAGACAGCCTTCTCCTGCCGGAAACGCTTCAACATCCGATTATAGAGTTCACTGGCTTCCTATAGAGACAAGGCAAGCTAAGGAAAGTGCAACAGAGGGGACAACAGACAGGCAGCTCCGCTGGGAGAAACCACACGGGCTCACTGACTGATCATGCACAGGCCCAGttctagtgggggggggggtcacagagATGAGGCCCACATGATGGGGAGTCTCCCTACCAACCCTGTGCCCCCATGCAGCCAAAGACCAGAACTGGACCCAGAACACGGGGATTCTGCCCTGAGACTTCCCTGCTGCCTCTGTGACCCCCAGAGAGTCTGTTTCTGAGTGGCTGGGGACCCTGCGGCAGGCCAGACTCCTACCTGGAACTTCCCTGACTTGGTGTAGACGTCGGCCAGCTGGAGAAAGACCTTGAGTGGATCATTGTACTACACGGCCTGCTCGAAGACCTTGGTCAGTGACTCCTGAGAGCCGTACATGTTCTCCAGGTTCAGCAGAGCCACCCACACGTTCAGCTTCTCCTGCTCCTCTCTGGAGGGAGAGCAGTGGGCACATGAGCTCCCCTGTCCCAGCCCAAAGAGCCCCCCTCCGGGGACATCGAGGGgagcagcctcctcctcctcggctCCCTCCGTGCCCTCGGTTCCTGCCGTCAGGTGCAGGCAGAGAGGCCCTGTCCCAGCGCAGCTCACATGGCACAGGACCCCAACCCAAACTGCTGGGTCCGGGGCTCCCAGACAGAGGCTCTACCTGGCTGTACCTCCAAGTCCAGGAAGGAAACCTACCAAATCGCAAACTAGCCTGAAGTCTGAGTTGGAAGGAGCAGAACCTCTAGTCTGATTCTCTCCCCAAACTGAGAGAATGAAGGACTGCCATTCCTTTCATTAGCCCTCAGGAAACTAACTTCTCTCTGCCTGCAAATGACCCCTACAGGGCTAGCCCCCAGGTCCGTGAAAGCTGTGTTCCTTGTTCTACTTCTGTTTCAAGTCGGGCCCTTATTTAAGTCAGGGACTCCTGTAAATGTTACCCTTAGCGGTGTCAGTGAAGtggagaataaaatataaatgaacagaTCTATTTCACAGAGGGCACACCTATGAGAGCGCCTGGGAACTTCTGGGGAGCCCCTGGTGGCAGCCACTCCAAATGCCATCGGTCTGCCGAGGAAGAAATGACCCACGGATGGCTATTCCTGCAATCTGGGGAGATGTGGCTCTTCCTATCAGAAGGCCTCTCTCTGATACAGGGGGGACAAAGCCCAGACCTGAAGGAGATGGTCTTGAGAGCCCTCTCGGCCAAGGCCCAGGCCTTCTGCTTCTCCTGGAAGACAGCGGGGGTGAGGAAAGCACTCCTCCGCTGCTCCACCCCAGCCCCTCCCGCCTGGAGGGTTCTCTCCACGCTCAGCgaactctcccctcctcccagggcCAGACACGCCCCAGTCTACCAGGGAAAGCTTAGAGACAAAAATTTtcttggtggccctggctggttggttcagtggtagagtgttggcctggcgtgcaggagtcccgggttcgattcccggccagggcacacaggagaagcacccatctgcttctccacccttccccctctcttcctctctatttctctcttcccctcccacagccgaggctccattggagcgaagtttgcctggctgaggatagctctgtggcctctgcctcaggcactagaatggctctgattgcggcagagtgacactccagatgggcagagcatcgctccctggtgggcatgccgggtggatcccagtcgggcgcatgggggagtctgtctgactgcctccccgtttccaacctcagaaaaatatttaaaaaaaaacaggccctggccggttggctcagcggtagagcgtcggcctggcatgcaggagtcccgggttcgattcccggccagggcacacaggagaagcgcccatctgcttctccacccctctccctctccttcctctctctctcttcccctcccgcagccgaggctccattggagcaaagatggcccgggcgctggggatggctctgtggtctctgcctcaggagctggaatggcactggatgcaacagagcaacgccccagaggggcagaacatcgccccctggtgggcagagcgtcgcccctggtgggcgtccgggtggatcccggtcgggcgcatgcgggagtctgtctgactgcctccccatttccagcttcggaaaaatgaaaaaaaaaaaaaaaagaaaagaaaaaaaactttctttgtaAATCATTTCACTTAGGtaacaaattttatatatatataagttatacacacacacacacacacaaaataacacaTGTATTAAATAACAGTTAAGCTAGGACAGAGATGACAATCATTTTGAGGATGGTAGGGACGCGGTGCCTAGTCTGGGAAGCCCTCCCACACCCAGCCCTCGGTTCAAGTAGCATTGTTCTGATTTTTCAGAGGGGAGTTCAGGCTCAGGAACGCTAAGCCTCCTTTTTACCTGCCCATCCCACTAATTTATTCagtttcactcaatataattaGAATTTAACCTGCTTACAATTTATCTTACGCAGCCCACTCTCCGGGTGAGATAGGGTCCCTGTCCTTAGGAGCTGACACCCAACTGGGGAAAGTGCAGCCCCAAGGTCCCCTGCCTTACAGGAACGGGAAAGAGGGCAGTGCCAAAAGAAGCCAGCTTCTGGCAGGGGTCAGGGACTCCCCTCCCCAGAGCACCCCCCCAGTGTTCAGTGCTGTCCTCACCTTGGCCAGCACActcttctcctccatctcctcctctccttccaggTAATACACAACTCCGCTGTCGTCC includes these proteins:
- the CALHM2 gene encoding calcium homeostasis modulator protein 2 codes for the protein MAALITENFRFLSLFFKSKDVMIFNGLVALGTVGSQELFSVVAFHCPCSPARNYLYGLTAIGVPALALFLIGVILNNHTWNLVTECQYRRTKNCSAAPNFLLLSSILGRAAVAPITWSVISLLRGDAYVCALSEFVDPSSLMAGKEGFPPAHATEILARFPCGEGPANLSDFREEVSRRLKYESQLFGWLLIGVVAILVFLTKCFKHYCSPLSYRQEAYWTQYRNNEDQLFQRTAEVHSRVLAANNVRRFFGFVALSKDDEELVAKFPVEGTQPRPQWNAITGVYLYRENQGLPLYSRLHKWAQGLPGNGTAPDNMEMALLVS